In Streptomyces sp. NBC_01381, a genomic segment contains:
- a CDS encoding GNAT family N-acetyltransferase codes for MNHTEQHGIAGSASWTVAPEAVDSSAARALWRAYYTEVSDRYYLLHQGRTTDPEELEREVAAETGDDLRPPDGVLLVARLGGEPAGTAGVRMVDAGDGVAELKRVFVREGLRGKGGSGVLLGAAEDAARALGARRIVLDTRLDLVEARALYTRHGYAETEPLAERMYAEIWYAKDLAPVAG; via the coding sequence ATGAACCACACCGAGCAGCACGGCATCGCGGGCTCCGCCTCCTGGACCGTCGCGCCCGAAGCAGTCGACTCCTCTGCCGCCCGTGCCCTGTGGCGCGCGTACTACACCGAGGTCAGCGACCGTTACTACCTGCTCCATCAGGGGCGTACGACCGATCCCGAAGAGCTGGAGCGTGAGGTCGCCGCGGAGACCGGGGACGATCTGCGGCCGCCGGACGGGGTGCTTCTCGTCGCCCGCCTCGGAGGCGAGCCCGCGGGCACGGCCGGGGTGCGGATGGTCGATGCGGGGGACGGGGTCGCCGAGCTCAAGCGGGTTTTCGTACGCGAGGGGCTGCGAGGGAAGGGTGGGTCGGGAGTGCTGCTCGGCGCCGCCGAGGACGCAGCCCGTGCGCTCGGGGCGCGGCGGATCGTCCTCGACACGCGGCTCGATCTGGTCGAGGCGCGGGCGCTGTACACGCGGCACGGGTACGCGGAGACCGAGCCGTTGGCCGAGCGGATGTACGCCGAGATCTGGTACGCCAAGGACCTTGCCCCGGTGGCCGGTTGA
- a CDS encoding LysE family translocator translates to MMSSDRILAFAAMSFLLIVIPGPSVLFVIGRALAQGRRAALTTVVGNTIGAYVLVVAVALGVGSVVERSVVVFTALKLLGAAYLIYLGVKAVRQRASLHAAFTGDAPAHSGLRTLWEGFAVGVANPKTIVFFAAVLPQFVDREQGHVMAQMLLLGLVFNAIAVACDSVWGLVAATARGWFAHSPKRLSTVGGIGGLTMIGLGVSIAATGRKD, encoded by the coding sequence ATGATGTCCTCCGACCGGATACTCGCCTTCGCGGCCATGTCCTTCCTGCTGATCGTGATTCCCGGCCCCAGCGTCCTGTTCGTGATCGGGCGGGCGCTGGCGCAGGGGCGCCGGGCCGCGCTGACCACGGTGGTGGGGAACACGATCGGCGCGTACGTACTCGTCGTGGCCGTGGCGCTCGGCGTCGGGTCCGTGGTGGAGCGCTCGGTCGTCGTCTTCACGGCGCTCAAGCTGCTCGGCGCCGCCTACCTGATCTATCTGGGAGTCAAGGCGGTGCGCCAACGCGCTTCGCTGCACGCCGCGTTCACCGGCGACGCGCCTGCGCACAGCGGCCTGCGTACGTTGTGGGAAGGGTTCGCGGTAGGCGTGGCCAACCCCAAGACCATCGTCTTCTTCGCGGCCGTGCTGCCGCAGTTCGTCGACCGGGAGCAGGGCCACGTCATGGCCCAGATGCTGCTGCTCGGCCTCGTCTTCAATGCCATCGCCGTGGCCTGCGACAGTGTGTGGGGCCTGGTCGCGGCCACCGCGCGGGGCTGGTTCGCGCACTCGCCGAAGCGGCTCTCGACGGTCGGCGGGATCGGCGGGCTCACCATGATCGGACTCGGCGTCAGCATCGCGGCGACGGGCCGCAAGGACTAA
- a CDS encoding antibiotic biosynthesis monooxygenase — protein sequence MSIVKINVLTVPAEQREVLEQRFASRAGAVESSDGFEWFELLRPIEGTDDYLVYTRWRDEESFKAWMEGPMKSAHQGGGPGGGERPKPASSSAAVWSFEVVQQAAPKS from the coding sequence ATGAGCATCGTGAAAATCAACGTCCTGACCGTGCCCGCCGAGCAGCGTGAGGTCCTGGAACAGCGCTTCGCGTCCCGCGCCGGCGCCGTGGAGAGCTCCGACGGCTTCGAGTGGTTCGAGCTGCTGCGCCCCATCGAGGGCACCGACGACTACCTGGTCTACACGCGGTGGCGTGACGAGGAGTCCTTCAAGGCGTGGATGGAAGGGCCGATGAAGTCGGCCCACCAGGGCGGCGGCCCGGGTGGCGGTGAGCGTCCCAAGCCCGCGTCGAGCAGTGCCGCGGTCTGGTCGTTCGAGGTCGTGCAGCAGGCGGCGCCCAAGAGCTAG
- a CDS encoding DUF1992 domain-containing protein codes for MTERKPPEVTFESWIDKQIREAEQRGDFASLPGRGKPLPEGLDTTSYDEQWWIKQKMVREGVSHLPPTLALRKEAEDVLAAAPDAPSESMARRLVTDLNEKITEALRRPPPGPPLGLKPFDVDEIARTWRERHPD; via the coding sequence ATGACTGAACGGAAGCCACCGGAAGTCACCTTCGAGTCGTGGATCGACAAACAGATCCGCGAGGCGGAGCAGCGCGGCGACTTCGCCTCGCTGCCCGGCCGCGGGAAACCGCTGCCGGAAGGCCTGGACACCACGTCGTACGACGAACAGTGGTGGATCAAGCAGAAGATGGTCCGCGAGGGCGTCTCCCACCTCCCCCCGACCCTGGCCCTGCGCAAAGAGGCCGAGGACGTGCTGGCCGCCGCGCCGGACGCCCCGTCCGAGAGCATGGCGCGCCGCCTCGTGACCGACCTCAACGAAAAGATCACCGAGGCCCTGCGCAGACCACCACCGGGCCCGCCGCTCGGCCTGAAGCCCTTCGACGTCGACGAGATCGCCCGCACCTGGCGCGAACGCCACCCGGACTGA